In Aegilops tauschii subsp. strangulata cultivar AL8/78 chromosome 3, Aet v6.0, whole genome shotgun sequence, one genomic interval encodes:
- the LOC141042960 gene encoding uncharacterized protein, translated as MSSGSSNSSNLFANANPPDVNDIRNLNIYERVPVHLSQMDSSYYAWKTYFSLVFREYHLLDHVDGSIDSSLVPDFHDWSPLTPCSSGGSSSPSRQQEFFGCHQGNSSVDDYCRRLKTLADELRDIGANIDDDLLLSTLTAGLNKDFRNAAVNLTLIPEPSFAKFVAYLRLEERRMKQVKARAIHTALTAGTTRGGPPSPPVAPATPPQQRHPAT; from the exons ATGTCGTCCGGCTCCTCGAACTCCTCCAACCTGTTCGCCAACGCCAACCCTCCCGACGTCAACGACATCCGCAACCTTAACATCTACGAGCGGGTTCCGGTTCATCTCTCCCAGATGGACTCCTCCTACTACGCGTGGAAGACGTACTTCTCCCTCGTGTTCCGGGAGTACCACCTCCTCGACCATGTGGACGGCTCCATCGACTCCAGCCTCGTCCCCGACTTCCATGACTGGTCACCATTAACGCCATGCTCATCCGGTGGTTCTTCCTCACCATCTCGCCAG CAAGAGTTTTTTGGATGCCACCAAGGCAACTCCTCCGTCGACGACTATTGTCGCCGTCTCAAGACTCTCGCTGACGAGCTCCGTGATATTGGCGCGAATATTGACGATGATCTCCTCCTCAGCACGCTCACTGCCGGCCTCAACAAGGACTTCCGCAACGCCGCGGTGAACCTCACCCTCATTCCCGAGCCCTCCTTCGCCAAGTTCGTTGCTTACCTCCGGCTGGAGGAGCGGCGGATGAAGCAGGTCAAGGCGCGGGCCATCCACACCGCCCTCACCGCCGGCACCACCCGCGGTGGGCCACCGTCGCCACCCGTCGCCCCGGCCACGCCCCCACAGCAGCGCCACCCGGCGACCTAG